In a genomic window of Thiolapillus brandeum:
- the trxA gene encoding thioredoxin TrxA, giving the protein MSDKIVQLADDTFENEVLKADLPVLVDYWAEWCGPCKMIAPVLDEIADEYGDRLKIAKLNIDDNPDTPPAYGIRGIPTLMLFKNGEVEATKVGAVSKSQLTAFIDSNL; this is encoded by the coding sequence GTGAGTGACAAAATCGTTCAATTGGCGGACGACACTTTCGAAAATGAAGTGCTTAAAGCCGACCTACCCGTGTTGGTCGATTATTGGGCAGAGTGGTGTGGCCCGTGCAAGATGATCGCACCTGTGCTGGATGAAATTGCCGATGAATATGGCGACCGGCTGAAAATTGCCAAGCTCAATATCGATGACAACCCGGATACCCCTCCGGCTTATGGTATTCGCGGAATTCCCACCTTGATGCTGTTCAAGAACGGTGAGGTGGAAGCTACCAAGGTGGGCGCTGTATCCAAGTCCCAGCTGACG